The window AAGTCCTCCCACTCTGTCACTTCTCGGTGGTCCAAATAAATGATTGAACATGAGAGAGACGGCAAGACTCCAGGAGTGAGAAACAAAGAACACATGGGAAGAGGAGTCTGCTAAAGATCTGCACCTCTGCAACTGCAAGGGGCAGCACAGGAGCAATTAATTAGCCTAAACTcgaaataaaaatgaaaatgtaatcCCACTTAATACCATCTATCCGAAATAAGATGCAGTGATACCTCCATTATTTGGAGGAGTCACCTACATGGATGTTTTATCCTCATTGAGTTCATCagcaaaaaagggaaaaaaattcagTTTTCTGATGTAGACCAACCGCACCTGCCTTGTGTCAGCGGCACATGAGTTCTCATCGATGTACCATATCGTTGTCATTATTCGGCATGTCTATTGCTACTAGGCCAATGTATATATATCTCACAGCCCCTCAAACACTAATCCTGCATGGATTATTGTCCTTATCACTATCCAGCAATTACTCctctaaatataatttttgtcatATCGTAACAAAAACAAGACTGTTTTAGAATGGATAACAACTAGGATACTAGTCAAAATTACTATTTATGAACATgaaagtagattttttttttaacctttcaTTATATTAAACCGCAGATGAGATGCTCTTAAACAGACTCGAATATAGAACCTGAATGATACGTTAAAGAAAGACATAAGCAACACATTAACAAAATATGGAAGTACCTGATCCTGTCTCAGCTTTTGCCACGGGTAACATGATTGTCGGCAAGCTTCTCGTCTTGTTGACCTTGAAATCATTGCAACTTTAACAAACATTAGCTTCCATATTATGCCTTCTCTCATGAATGATTGGTCTTTAATCATTGAGCTCTGCAACTCAACCCACTTTCTGCAGTGTTAACACAGTTAGGACCCATTTGCTTTGACCTTGATGCATGTTTCATGGGTTGGATTATCCCATTTCTACTCGAAAAATGCTTCTCTTTCATCTTAGAAGCTCATGGGAGTAGCAACACAGTGTGGTTGTCTTGTTGATAGTGAGAAAAGATACCTCTGCAGCATCAGTATCTTCAGTATTTTCTGGTTGATTCTGGTTTTGCAAAACTGCAAGCAGTTTAGGTAGTAGTATTTGTACATTCTAAAAGtagctgatgatgatgattttgtATGTGGACAAATTACCTGTCAGCCATGGTAGGACCTTGGAATCATGAACCCAAA of the Musa acuminata AAA Group cultivar baxijiao chromosome BXJ3-2, Cavendish_Baxijiao_AAA, whole genome shotgun sequence genome contains:
- the LOC135586964 gene encoding uncharacterized protein LOC135586964, whose amino-acid sequence is MADRINQKILKILMLQRKWVELQSSMIKDQSFMREGIIWKLMFVKVAMISRSTRREACRQSCYPWQKLRQDQLQRCRSLADSSSHVFFVSHSWSLAVSLMFNHLFGPPRSDRVGGLLLVVFIRQTVVKYCSSLRGLQMIRLVAISVFSLSSQLQRLLESSGGCGGYLIWFKSY